The proteins below are encoded in one region of Doryrhamphus excisus isolate RoL2022-K1 chromosome 4, RoL_Dexc_1.0, whole genome shotgun sequence:
- the arrdc3a gene encoding arrestin domain-containing protein 3a: MVLGKVKSFTVSYDCLNDSNVPVFSSGDCVSGRVVVEVTGEIRVKSLKIHAKGFAKVRWTESRNAGSNTAYTQNYTEEVEYLNHKDVLIGHERDDDNSEEGLTTIHSGRHEYAFSLELPQTPLATSFEGKHGSVRYWVKAELHRPWLLPIKTKKEFTVFEHIDINTPLLLSPQAGTKDKTLCCWFCTSGPISLSAKIERKGYTPGESIQIFAEIENCSSRMVVPKAAIYQTQTFYAKGKMKEVKQLVANLRGESLSSGKTETWSGKMLKIPPVSPSILDCSIIRVEYSLMVYVDIPGAINLSLNLPLVIGTIPLHPFGSRTSSVSSQCSMSWLGMGLPERPEAPPSYAEIVTEEQRQSSLDVPAAREDLDGPLFAYIHEFRFQPPPLYSEIDPNPDQAGRPEVHRPDSCPSR; this comes from the exons ATGGTGCTCGGCAAGGTGAAGAGCTTCACGGTGAGCTACGACTGTCTTAATGACAGCAACGTGCCCGTCTTCTCCAGCGGGGACTGCGTCTCAGGGAGGGTAGTCGTCGAAGTCACCGGCGAGATCCGAGTCAAGTCTCTTAAGATCCACGCCAAGGGCTTTGCCAAAGTTCGCTGGACGGAGTCGAGGAACGCTGGTTCCAACACCGCCTATACGCAGAACTACACCGAGGAAGTGGAATATCTCAACCATAAAGACGTTTTAATTGGACACGAAAGAG ACGATGACAATTCAGAAGAAGGACTCACCACTATCCATTCAGGAAGACACGAGTATGCATTCAGCCTGGAGCTTCCACAGAC ACCTTTGGCTACCTCTTTCGAAGGGAAGCATGGCAGCGTACGCTATTGGGTCAAGGCAGAACTCCACAGGCCGTGGCTCCTGCCCATCAAGACCAAGAAGGAATTTACAGTCTTTGAGCACATTGACATCAACACTCCATTACTGCTG TCACCACAGGCCGGCACAAAGGACAAGACACTTTGCTGTTGGTTCTGCACCTCAGGTCCAATTTCCCTAAGTGCCAAAATTGAAAGGAAGGGATACACCCCAG gagAGTCAATCCAGATCTTTGCAGAGATCGAGAACTGCTCCTCTCGCATGGTAGTGCCAAAGGCCGCCATCTACCAGACACAGACTTTCTATGCCAAAGGGAAGATGAAGGAAGTCAAGCAGCTGGTGGCCAACCTGAGAGGGGAGTCCCTGTCCTCGGGAAAGACCGAGACCTGGAGTGGAAAAATGCTCAAGATTCCGCCCGTGTCACCCTCCATTCTGGACTGCAGTATCATCAGAGTAGAATATTCCCTCATG GTGTATGTGGACATACCCGGGGCAATTAACCTTTCCCTGAACCTGCCACTAGTCATCGGAACCATCCCCCTCCATCCTTTCGGCTCACGCACTTCCAGTGTGAGCAGCCAGTGCAGCATGAGCTGGCTGGGTATGGGTCTGCCCGAGAGGCCTGAAG CTCCTCCGAGCTATGCAGAAATTGTGACAGAAGAGCAGAGGCAGAGCAGTCTGGATGTGCCAGCAGCCCGCGAGGATCTGGATGGGCCTTTGTTTGCCTACATCCATGAGTTCCGCTTCCAGCCGCCTCCTCTCTACTCAGAG ATCGATCCTAATCCAGATCAAGCCGGCCGTCCAGAAGTCCACAGACCTGATTCCTGTCCATCACGCTGA
- the arsk gene encoding arylsulfatase K, with product MALIMILIYVFQMYIGCLCHNVPRPNIVMVMADAFEGRLTFDPGSKVVDLPFINYVRELGSTFINAYTNSPICCPSRATMWSGQFVHLTQAWNNYKCLDANATTWMDLLEKNGYLTKMVGKLDYTSGQHSPSNRVEAWTRDVHFLLRQEGRPVTQFVGNASTVRVNTIDWKNTDLTTQWIRQWAASSHRPFALYLGLNLPHTYKTDSLGPTAGGSTFRSSPYWLKKVHSDLISVPTWLPLSAMHPVDYYSTFTKNCSGVFTKEEVRRIRAFYYAMCAEADAMLGQVISALRDTGLLNNTVVIFTADHGELAMEHRQFYKMSMFEGSAHVPLLVMGPGLVSGQQVNQLVSLVDVYPTVLDIAGISGEGNLSGYTLLPFLSKYHTFSKRQHPDWVLSEYHGCNVNASTYMLRSGRWKYIAYADGLTVPPQLFDLTQDKEELHNMAFKFPNVQAQLDKRLRSIVDYPKVSETVHLYNKEAFSSWQRSVGSNYSRDIANLRWHVDWQKDALTNERHIDKWLHDSL from the exons atggctctaataatgattttgatttatgtgtttcaaatgtataTTGGATGTTTGTGTCATAACGTTCCAAGACCTAACATCGTGATGGTGATGGCTGATGCGTTT gagggAAGGTTAACATTTGATCCTGGCAGCAAAGTTGTGGACTTACCATTCATAAACTACGTCAGAGAGCTGGGGAGCACCTTCATAAATGCTTATACCAACTCACCCATATGCTGTCCATCCAGAGCAA CCATGTGGAGTGGACAATTTGTTCACCTAACCCAGGCGTGGAACAATTACAAGTGTCTTGATGCAAATGCGACCACGTGGATGGATTTGCTGGAAAAGAATGGATATCTTACCAAGATGGTGGGCAAGCTTGACTACACCTCAGGGCAACACTCTCCCAG TAATCGTGTCGAAGCCTGGACCCGtgatgtccacttcctgctgcgCCAAGAAGGCCGACCTGTCACACAATTCGTTGGGAACGCGTCAACAGTGAGGGTGAACACTATTGACTGGAAAAACACTGACTTGACCACACAGTGGATCCGCCAGTGGGCTGCGTCCTCACATCGGCCCTTTGCCCTTTACCTCGGCCTCAATTTACCTCACACCTATAAGACTGACTCCTTAGGACCCACTGCCGGAGGATCCACATTCCGCTCATCTCCCTATTGGCTGAAAAAG GTTCATTCCGATCTCATCTCAGTTCCCACATGGCTGCCATTGTCTGCCATGCACCCTGTGGACTACTACTCCACCTTCACCAAAAACTGCAGCGGGGTGTTCACAAAGGAGGAAGTTAGAAGAATCCGAGCCTTCTACTATGCCATGTGTGCTGAAGCAGATGCCATGCTGG GACAGGTGATTTCAGCACTGAGAGACACAGGCTTGCTCAACAACACTGTAGTGATCTTCACAGCTGACCACGGAGAGCTGGCCATGGAGCACCGGCAGTTCTACAAGATGTCCATGTTTGAGGGAAGCGCCCATGTTCCTTTGCTTGTCATGGGGCCAGGGCTGGTGTCGGGCCAACAGGTCAACCAGCTTGTGTCTTTGGTTGATGTCTATCCTACTGTACTGG atattgcaggtatttcaGGAGAAGGCAATCTCAGTGGCTACACGCTGCTTCCTTTTCTATCGAAGTACCACACGTTTTCCAAGAGGCAACATCCAGACTGGGTTCTGAGCGAATACCATGGCTGCAATGTCAACGCTTCTACATACATGTTAAGAAGTGGTCGTTGGAAATACATCGCCTATGCAGATGGACTAACTGTGCCTCCTCAGCTTTTTG ACCTAACACAAGACAAGGAAGAACTTCATAACATGGCCTTCAAATTCCCTAATGTGCAAGCACAATTAGATAAGCGGTTACGCAGCATTGTAGATTACCCAAAGGTTTCTGAAACTGTCCATCTCTACAACAAAGAAGCATTTAGTTCCTGGCAACGCAGTGTAGGAAGTAACTATAGCCGGGACATTGCTAATCTCAGGTGGCATGTCGATTGGCAGAAAGATGCTTTAACCAATGAAAGACATATTGACAAGTGGCTGCATGACTCCTTGTGA